From a region of the Alosa sapidissima isolate fAloSap1 chromosome 9, fAloSap1.pri, whole genome shotgun sequence genome:
- the LOC121718062 gene encoding uncharacterized protein LOC121718062, giving the protein MRKPEVLSAARAAGLNKVVVNQWFTQYESLLVELGIAGTPSHIWNCDESGLQDQFSSTKVVGQVGQPCVEVCAGEKGETTTCLAAFNAEGIYSRTMIIFKGKRVRSEWLQGCPENTSVRCSDNGWITSDLFLEWGQMFIQSLPKDDPRPHLLLLDGHSSHVYNMEFIKLLKSKNVHIMCYPAHTTHALQPADKALFKSLKHHWDQEGRKWTRMMAGQKLSRMEFFTVFSRAWAKAATVENAQAGFRGTGMFPLNKDILPETAFAPSKTTERVLPSTLPSSPTRPQSLPTPPTGPWSPLLTLTHSARQPSALLSGHQSSHPPARPQSPADPPARLQSSASLTPLLPVEPLYFFPDEKVVFEEVVLEEVPEEDNDIFNQFTPQEETHSPDEGPSTSTSVTFTDLITVPQRERAIRKRMKPPSYNLSSEEHIDYITKKTSSKKPAKQASKCPLSKQPKGKRKQEKKSKSPCKVCNTHYGDPEDPKATEEWVKCDPCSAWFHETCGEENGICADDGFICKDCL; this is encoded by the exons ATGCGAAAACCAGAGGTCCTATCTGCAGCACGGGCTGCTGGACTTAACAAAGTGGTGGTCAACCAGTGGTTTACCCAATATGAGAGTCTTCTGGTCGAGCTGGGTATTGCGGGCACACCATCACATATCTGGAACTGTGACGAGTCTGGCCTTCAGGACCAGTTCAGTTCCACAAAGGTCGTTGGGCAGGTTGGCCAGCcatgtgtggaggtgtgtgccggagagaagggggagacaACAACTTGTCTGGCAGCATTCAATGCAGAAGGCATATACAGCCGAACCATGATTATTTTTAAGGGGAAGCGTGTTCGTTCTGAGTGGCTACAGGGGTGCCCGGAGAACACCAGCGTAAGGTGTTCAGACAATGGCTGGATTACCTCTGACCTCTTTCTGGAGTGGGGTCAAATGTTCATTCAGTCCCTCCCTAAGGATGACCCCAGGCCCCACCTTCTCCTCCTTGACGGCCACAGTAGCCATGTCTATAACATGGAGTTTATTAAGCTACTGAAGAGCAAGAATGTGCACATAATGTGCTACCCTGCCCACACAACCCATGCGCTGCAACCGGCAGACAAGGCCCTCTTTAAGAGTTTGAAGCACCACTGGGACCAGGAAGGCAGGAAGTGGACGAGGATGATGGCGGGGCAGAAGCTGTCAAGGATGGAATTTTTTACGGTGTTCAGCAGGGCTTGGGCAAAGGCTGCCACTGTTGAAAATGCCCAGGCAGGGTTCCGGGGGACAGGGATGTTCCCACTCAATAAAGACATCCTCCCTGAGACTGCTTTTGCCCCCAGCAAGACCACCGAAAGAGTGCTACCATCCACTCTACCATCCTCACCCACAAGGCCGCAGTCTCTCCCAACCCCACCCACTGGACCATGGTCGCCCCTGCTGACCTTGACCCACTCTGCCCGCCAGCCATCAGCTCTGCTCTCTGGACATCAGTCCTCCCATCCACCAGCCAGACCTCAGTCGCCTGCCGATCCGCCAGCCAGACTTCAGTCCTCTGCTTCCCTGACACCCCTGCTACCTGTGGAACCACTGTACTTTTTTCCAGATGAGAAGGTGGTGTTTGAAGAGGTTGTGTTGGAGGAAGTACCGGAGGAAGATAATGATATCTTCAACCAGTTCACACCACAGGAAGAAACACACTCCCCGGATGAGGGACCTTCCACCTCCACA TCTGTGACATTCACTGACTTGATCACAGTGCCACAAAGGGAGAGAGCCATCAGAAAACGTATGAAGCCACCCTCATATAATCTTTCAAGTGAGGAACACATTGACTAtatcacaaaaaaaacatccagcAAGAAACCAGCTAAGCAAGCCAGCAAGTGCCCGCTCAGCAAGCAACCAAAAGGGAAAAGAAAGCAGGAAAAGAAAAGCAAGTCACCTTGCAAAGTTTGCAACACCCACTATGGTGACCCAGAGGATCCTAAGGCTACTGAGGAATGGGTAAAATGTGACCCTTGTTCTGCCTGGTTTCACGAAACCTGTGGCGAAGAGAATGGGATCTGTGCTGACGATGGGTTCATTTGCAAAGACTGTCTTTGA